Proteins found in one Muntiacus reevesi chromosome 2, mMunRee1.1, whole genome shotgun sequence genomic segment:
- the SALL4 gene encoding sal-like protein 4 isoform X2: MSRRKQAKPQHINSEEDQGERQPQQPAPESADAAPAAPAAGAPGAPMKYTSGSDELNGDGAGIKRPRREETHVCEKCCAEFFSFSEFLDHKKNCTKTPPVLILKDSEGPMSSEDLSGTVLSPQPPSPGRREGHRDDGGGGGPGDAREKPGAESVLYLKTEAALPPAPQDISYLPKGKVANTNVTLQALRGTKVAVNQRSADAPPAPLPGAGSLPWVLEQILCLQQQQLQQIQLTEQIRVQVNMWASHALHAGHAADSLKTLGGHVSQQVSAAVALLSQKAGSAGLPLDALKPAKLPHANVPSAGGSASPGLPPFALKPDATRVLPGVLSRLPGALLPQAPGSVLFQSPFSAVALDPSRKGKGKPPSVSPVEVKLKDEALCRHKCRSSVPSTFIRAQPTYVKVEVPGGFVGPATMSPGMTPLLAAQPRRQAKQHGCTRCGKNFSSASALQIHERTHTGEKPFVCNICGRAFTTKGNLKVHYMTHGANNSSARRGRKLAIENTVALLGTDGKRVPEMFPKEITAPSVSVDPVVWHQYATMLNGGLAMKTNEISVIQSGGIPTLPVSLGASSVVSNTAASKIDGSQSAVVGAEVEKPGTADNVPKHQFPHLLEENKIAVS; this comes from the exons GTGCTCCAATGAAGTACACCAGCGGTAGCGATGAGCTGAATGGGGATGGAGCAGGAATAAAGCGGCCCCGGCGGGAGGAGACCCACGTCTGCGAGAAATGCTGCGCCGAGTTCTTCAGCTTCTCGGAGTTCTTAGACCACAAGAAAAATTGCACTAAAACGCCCCCCGTGCTCATCTTGAAGGACAGTGAGGGGCCGATGTCGTCCGAAGACTTGTCGGGGACTGTGCTCAGCCCGCAGCCGCCCAGCCCGGGCCGGAGGGAGGGCCACCGGGACGATGGCGGCGGCGGGGGCCCCGGGGACGCGAGGGAGAAGCCGGGGGCGGAGTCGGTTCTGTACCTGAAAACGGAGGCCGCCCTGCCGCCCGCGCCGCAGGACATAAGCTACTTACCCAAAGGCAAGGTGGCCAACACCAACGTCACGCTTCAGGCGCTGCGCGGCACCAAGGTGGCGGTGAACCAGCGCAGCGCCGACGCGCCCCCGGCGCCCCTGCCCGGCGCCGGCAGCctgccctgggtcctggagcagATCCTGTgcctccagcagcagcagctgcagcagatcCAGCTCACGGAGCAGATCCGGGTGCAGGTGAACATGTGGGCCTCGCACGCCCTCCACGCCGGCCACGCGGCCGACTCGCTGAAGACGCTCGGGGGCCACGTGTCGCAGCAGGTGTCGGCGGCCGTGGCGCTGCTCAGCCAGAAGGCGGGGAGCGCCGGGCTGCCCCTGGACGCCCTGAAGCCCGCCAAGCTACCTCACGCCAACGTCCCTTCCGCCGGCGGCTCCGCCTCCCCGGGGCTGCCGCCCTTCGCCCTGAAGCCGGACGCCACCCGGGTGCTCCCCGGTGTCCTGTCGCGCCTCCCCGGGGCGCTGCTCCCCCAGGCCCCGGGCTCTGTGCTCTTCCAGAGCCCCTTCTCCGCGGTGGCCTTAGACCCGTCCAGGAAAGGCAAGGGGAAGCCCCCGAGTGTCTCCCCGGTGGAGGTCAAACTCAAGGACGAGGCGCTCTGCCGGCACAAGT GTCGGAGCAGCGTTCCATCGACATTTATTCGAGCCCAGCCGACCTATGTCAAAGTTGAAGTTCCTGGTGGGTTTGTGGGTCCCGCGACCATGTCCCCAGGTATGACGCCTTTGCTAGCGGCTCAGCCCCGGCGACAGGCCAAGCAGCATGGCTGCACAAGGTGTGGGAAGAACTTCTCATCAGCCAGCGCGCTTCAGATCCACGAGCGGACTCACACCGGCGAGAAGCCCTTCGTGTGCAACATATGTGGGCGTGCTTTCACCACCAAAGGCAACTTGAAG GTCCATTACATGACGCACGGGGCCAACAACAGCTCAGCGCGCCGTGGCAGGAAGCTGGCCATTGAGAACACCGTGGCTCTGCTAGGCACGGACGGCAAGAGGGTCCCCGAGATGTTTCCCAAGGAAATCACGGCCCCTTCGGTGAGCGTGGACCCCGTCGTGTGGCACCAGTACGCCACCATGCTCAACGGCGGTCTGGCCATGAAGACCAACGAGATCTCCGTAATTCAGAGTGGGGGCATCCCCACCCTCCCAGTGTCCCTGGGGGCCAGCTCCGTGGTGAGTAACACGGCCGCCTCCAAGATCGACGGCTCTCAGTCTGCCGTCGTCGGTGCCGAGGTGGAGAAGCCAGGGACGGCCGACAATGTCCCCAAGCACCAGTTCCCGCACCTCCTGGAAGAAAACAAGATCGCAGTCAGCTAA
- the SALL4 gene encoding sal-like protein 4 isoform X1, with protein MSRRKQAKPQHINSEEDQGERQPQQPAPESADAAPAAPAAGAPGAPMKYTSGSDELNGDGAGIKRPRREETHVCEKCCAEFFSFSEFLDHKKNCTKTPPVLILKDSEGPMSSEDLSGTVLSPQPPSPGRREGHRDDGGGGGPGDAREKPGAESVLYLKTEAALPPAPQDISYLPKGKVANTNVTLQALRGTKVAVNQRSADAPPAPLPGAGSLPWVLEQILCLQQQQLQQIQLTEQIRVQVNMWASHALHAGHAADSLKTLGGHVSQQVSAAVALLSQKAGSAGLPLDALKPAKLPHANVPSAGGSASPGLPPFALKPDATRVLPGVLSRLPGALLPQAPGSVLFQSPFSAVALDPSRKGKGKPPSVSPVEVKLKDEALCRHKCKYCSKVFGTDSSLQIHLRSHTGERPFACSVCGHRFTTKGNLKVHFHRHPQVKANPQLFADFHDKTAVGSGLPFALAGPAPLEEAGLSLDSKPALAAGTPSVLGLAQNLPSGPHPKDVAGGPLPADLQPGPSPESEDGSILSGVGPTHPSPRVGGFPGGGPPEPGSETLKLQRLVENIDKATNDPNECLICHRVLSCQSSLKMHYRTHTGERPFPCRVCGRAFSTKGNLKTHLGVHRTSASVKTQHSCPICQKKFTNAVLLQQHIRMHMGGQIPNTPLPESPCEFAGPEPSAAGENSSPSAPPHDGVVEAIDVDEVCPQEALGSSSRVPGPLTGIHAVSPTPGLATAASLDAPVKAGLAALVLQRQGSRENGSAESDGLTNDDASSVMGDPECASRSPDVLESTSFQAVSPAHSQAESVKSKSPDADGKGDGSESSRAEMEGRSSVPSTFIRAQPTYVKVEVPGGFVGPATMSPGMTPLLAAQPRRQAKQHGCTRCGKNFSSASALQIHERTHTGEKPFVCNICGRAFTTKGNLKVHYMTHGANNSSARRGRKLAIENTVALLGTDGKRVPEMFPKEITAPSVSVDPVVWHQYATMLNGGLAMKTNEISVIQSGGIPTLPVSLGASSVVSNTAASKIDGSQSAVVGAEVEKPGTADNVPKHQFPHLLEENKIAVS; from the exons GTGCTCCAATGAAGTACACCAGCGGTAGCGATGAGCTGAATGGGGATGGAGCAGGAATAAAGCGGCCCCGGCGGGAGGAGACCCACGTCTGCGAGAAATGCTGCGCCGAGTTCTTCAGCTTCTCGGAGTTCTTAGACCACAAGAAAAATTGCACTAAAACGCCCCCCGTGCTCATCTTGAAGGACAGTGAGGGGCCGATGTCGTCCGAAGACTTGTCGGGGACTGTGCTCAGCCCGCAGCCGCCCAGCCCGGGCCGGAGGGAGGGCCACCGGGACGATGGCGGCGGCGGGGGCCCCGGGGACGCGAGGGAGAAGCCGGGGGCGGAGTCGGTTCTGTACCTGAAAACGGAGGCCGCCCTGCCGCCCGCGCCGCAGGACATAAGCTACTTACCCAAAGGCAAGGTGGCCAACACCAACGTCACGCTTCAGGCGCTGCGCGGCACCAAGGTGGCGGTGAACCAGCGCAGCGCCGACGCGCCCCCGGCGCCCCTGCCCGGCGCCGGCAGCctgccctgggtcctggagcagATCCTGTgcctccagcagcagcagctgcagcagatcCAGCTCACGGAGCAGATCCGGGTGCAGGTGAACATGTGGGCCTCGCACGCCCTCCACGCCGGCCACGCGGCCGACTCGCTGAAGACGCTCGGGGGCCACGTGTCGCAGCAGGTGTCGGCGGCCGTGGCGCTGCTCAGCCAGAAGGCGGGGAGCGCCGGGCTGCCCCTGGACGCCCTGAAGCCCGCCAAGCTACCTCACGCCAACGTCCCTTCCGCCGGCGGCTCCGCCTCCCCGGGGCTGCCGCCCTTCGCCCTGAAGCCGGACGCCACCCGGGTGCTCCCCGGTGTCCTGTCGCGCCTCCCCGGGGCGCTGCTCCCCCAGGCCCCGGGCTCTGTGCTCTTCCAGAGCCCCTTCTCCGCGGTGGCCTTAGACCCGTCCAGGAAAGGCAAGGGGAAGCCCCCGAGTGTCTCCCCGGTGGAGGTCAAACTCAAGGACGAGGCGCTCTGCCGGCACAAGTGTAAGTACTGCAGCAAGGTTTTTGGGACTGATAGCTCCTTGCAGATCCACCTCCGCTCCCACACCGGAGAGAGACCCTTCGCATGCTCCGTGTGCGGCCACCGCTTCACCACCAAGGGCAACCTCAAGGTGCACTTCCACCGGCATCCCCAGGTGAAGGCAAACCCCCAGCTGTTTGCCGACTTCCACGACAAGACGGCGGTGGGCAGCGGCCTTCCCTTCGCGCTGGCCGGCCCCGCCCCCCTCGAGGAAGCCGGGCTCTCCCTAGACAGCAAACCCGCGCTCGCGGCGGGGACCCCCAGTGTCCTAGGGCTAGCTCAGAATCTCCCCTCGGGGCCTCACCCCAAGGACGTCGCGGGGGGCCCGTTGCCCGCCGACCTGCAGCCCGGGCCGTCTCCGGAGAGCGAGGACGGCTCCATCCTGTCCGGGGTGGGGCCGACCCATCCCTCCCCCAGGGTCggaggcttcccagggggtgggcCACCCGAGCCGGGATCGGAGACCCTGAAGCTGCAGCGGCTGGTGGAGAACATAGACAAGGCCACCAACGACCCCAACGAGTGTCTGATCTGCCACCGCGTCCTCAGCTGCCAGAGCTCGCTCAAGATGCACTACCGCACGCACACCGGGGAGAGGCCCTTCCCCTGCAGGGTCTGCGGCCGCGCCTTCTCCACCAAAGGCAATCTGAAGACGCACCTGGGGGTGCACCGCACCAGCGCGTCGGTGAAGACGCAGCACTCCTGCCCGATCTGCCAGAAGAAGTTCACCAACGCGGTCCTGCTGCAGCAGCACATCCGCATGCACATGGGCGGCCAGATCCCCAACACGCCTCTGCCCGAGAGCCCCTGCGAGTTCGCGGGCCCCGAGCCCTCGGCGGCCGGGGAGAACAGCAGCCCCAGCGCGCCCCCTCACGACGGGGTCGTGGAAGCCATCGACGTAGACGAAGTCTGCCCCCAGGAGGCCCTCGGCAGCTCCTCGAGGGTCCCCGGGCCCCTCACCGGCATCCACGCGGTGTCCCCTACCCCGGGGCTGGCCACGGCGGCTTCGCTGGACGCCCCGGTGAAGGCGGGGCTCGCCGCGCTCGTCCTGCAGCGGCAGGGCAGCCGAGAAAACGGGTCCGCGGAGAGTGACGGCCTAACCAACGACGACGCCTCCTCGGTGATGGGCGACCCCGAGTGCGCCAGCCGAAGCCCAGACGTTCTGGAGAGCACGTCCTTCCAGGCGGTCTCGCCGGCCCATAGCCAGGCGGAGAGCGTCAAGTCCAAGTCTCCGGACGCCGACGGCAAAGGGGACGGCTCCGAGAGCAGCCGCGCTGAGATGGAAG GTCGGAGCAGCGTTCCATCGACATTTATTCGAGCCCAGCCGACCTATGTCAAAGTTGAAGTTCCTGGTGGGTTTGTGGGTCCCGCGACCATGTCCCCAGGTATGACGCCTTTGCTAGCGGCTCAGCCCCGGCGACAGGCCAAGCAGCATGGCTGCACAAGGTGTGGGAAGAACTTCTCATCAGCCAGCGCGCTTCAGATCCACGAGCGGACTCACACCGGCGAGAAGCCCTTCGTGTGCAACATATGTGGGCGTGCTTTCACCACCAAAGGCAACTTGAAG GTCCATTACATGACGCACGGGGCCAACAACAGCTCAGCGCGCCGTGGCAGGAAGCTGGCCATTGAGAACACCGTGGCTCTGCTAGGCACGGACGGCAAGAGGGTCCCCGAGATGTTTCCCAAGGAAATCACGGCCCCTTCGGTGAGCGTGGACCCCGTCGTGTGGCACCAGTACGCCACCATGCTCAACGGCGGTCTGGCCATGAAGACCAACGAGATCTCCGTAATTCAGAGTGGGGGCATCCCCACCCTCCCAGTGTCCCTGGGGGCCAGCTCCGTGGTGAGTAACACGGCCGCCTCCAAGATCGACGGCTCTCAGTCTGCCGTCGTCGGTGCCGAGGTGGAGAAGCCAGGGACGGCCGACAATGTCCCCAAGCACCAGTTCCCGCACCTCCTGGAAGAAAACAAGATCGCAGTCAGCTAA